In Hyalangium minutum, a single window of DNA contains:
- a CDS encoding alpha/beta hydrolase yields MVAGAPPLDTQTPEENRAGVRAVLPLTGAPTALADVTDTTLPGPGGAIPVRVYRPSNASQLPVVAYFHGGGWLLGDLDSHDSTCRDIARYAEAVVVAVHYRLAPENPFPAAYEDCLAVTKALLDDSAGLGTDRTRVAIAGDSAGGNLAAGIAQALRGSSPGLVHQVLIYPLMDARLHPTGSSTQFSEGHFLSRRDLEYFVNTYAGAADRQDWRLSPGLAKDLSGLPAATVLTAECDPLRDDGESYAAALRSASVPVEYRCFEGQVHPFVMLGGIIDAANEARRLIGEQLRQSFARAP; encoded by the coding sequence ATGGTGGCCGGCGCGCCGCCGCTCGACACACAAACCCCCGAGGAGAACCGGGCCGGGGTTCGGGCCGTCCTGCCACTGACCGGAGCACCCACGGCGCTGGCGGACGTCACCGACACCACGCTGCCAGGTCCGGGGGGCGCCATCCCCGTGCGAGTGTACCGCCCGAGCAACGCCTCCCAGTTGCCCGTCGTGGCGTACTTCCACGGCGGTGGATGGCTCCTGGGCGACCTGGACAGCCACGACTCCACGTGCCGGGACATCGCCCGTTACGCGGAGGCCGTGGTGGTGGCGGTCCACTATCGCCTCGCACCCGAGAATCCATTTCCCGCCGCCTACGAGGACTGCCTGGCCGTCACAAAGGCCCTGCTGGACGACAGCGCCGGCCTCGGCACGGACCGCACGAGGGTCGCCATCGCGGGAGACAGCGCAGGTGGCAACCTGGCCGCAGGCATCGCCCAGGCTCTGCGAGGCAGTTCCCCGGGGCTGGTCCACCAGGTGCTCATCTATCCCCTCATGGACGCGCGCCTGCACCCGACGGGCAGCTCCACGCAGTTCAGTGAGGGCCACTTCCTGTCCCGGCGTGACCTCGAGTACTTCGTGAACACCTACGCGGGCGCGGCCGACCGGCAGGACTGGCGCCTCTCCCCGGGGCTTGCCAAAGACTTGAGCGGCCTGCCAGCGGCGACCGTGCTCACCGCCGAGTGCGATCCCTTGCGCGACGATGGCGAGTCCTATGCGGCGGCGCTGCGCTCGGCCTCGGTTCCGGTCGAGTACCGGTGCTTCGAAGGCCAGGTCCACCCGTTCGTCATGCTGGGCGGCATCATCGACGCAGCGAACGAGGCCCGTCGCCTGATTGGCGAGCAGCTTCGGCAGTCCTTCGCTCGGGCCCCCTAG
- a CDS encoding tandem-95 repeat protein yields MTTKYPLLLVLALAAACGDNHKPNLPPTVADVSVSTAEDTPVAITVSPEDANGDALEVTFATPSHGTLAGTGTSVTYTPHANFAGKETFTVTVSDGKASATATISVTVNPVDDAPVAGNDTATTDENVPLTLAAATLLANDTEVDGQTLTITGVSSAVSGTVVLAGTTVTFTPTADFSGTARFQYTVSDGTLTATATVTVTVNMVNDAPVATDDTATTDEDVPLTLATSTLLANDTDPEGQTLTITGVSGAVSGTVALAGTTVTFTPTADFSGTARFQYTVSDGSLTATATVTVTVSPVDDAPVATDDTATTDEDVPLALATSTLLANDTDPEGQTLTITGVSGAVSGTVALAGTTVTFTPTADFSGTARFQYTVSDGSLTATATVTVTVNPVNDPPVTTDDTATTDEDVTLTLAATTLLANDTDVDGQTLTISAVQNPSNGVATLSGTTLTFTPNANFNGTAAFEYVATDGLATRIGLVTVTVNPINDAPVATDATVRVAQNTSTTVTLRATDVDGDALSFTIATPPAQGTLAGTGANQTYAPAADFAGQDSFTFTVSDGTLTSNTATVSITVYPPFVCGDGNLEPGEVCDDGNRVAGDGCRADCRGLEVCGDGLVDSVAGEQCDDGGTASGDGCDASCQLDAFSSVPPTLISGALSCRTNNSNTGRKVAVDALGRFFVVMNCGGTGYVSVSRDRGQTWVGPTSLGITGVAEIAIEGGPTGTAYVSALASPGKLIFTRTTDAGETWETPREISAVVEAEVSMDSLGDALYMSFSMNSTNLRILRNSARGEGSFIVTDVAQANSFHELIVDKISGDVFSVSDNPAFHIRRSSDAGATFGAESAPPGQAFFSDWTGSNSFLYTTGTNGDDNIDVIPVSAPGTSTQVHGLPTDVGPGPLRSIDADALGNAYVVTQRNTGNIQLDRMLFGASSVAQADARTLGAGSAPAVAALPSNTGALVAYTNGTSVYGAVVVY; encoded by the coding sequence ATGACGACGAAGTACCCGCTGTTGCTTGTGCTGGCACTGGCCGCTGCTTGCGGAGACAACCACAAGCCCAATCTTCCCCCCACTGTCGCGGATGTCAGCGTCTCCACCGCCGAGGACACCCCGGTGGCCATCACCGTCTCGCCGGAGGATGCGAACGGCGACGCGCTTGAGGTCACATTCGCCACCCCCAGCCATGGCACGCTCGCGGGCACGGGGACGTCGGTGACGTACACGCCCCATGCGAACTTCGCCGGAAAAGAGACGTTCACGGTCACGGTCTCCGATGGCAAGGCCTCGGCGACAGCCACCATCTCCGTCACCGTGAACCCGGTCGATGACGCCCCGGTGGCGGGCAACGACACCGCGACGACGGACGAGAACGTACCGCTGACGCTGGCGGCCGCCACCCTGCTGGCCAATGACACCGAAGTGGACGGGCAGACTCTCACCATCACTGGCGTGAGCAGCGCGGTCTCCGGTACCGTGGTCTTGGCAGGCACCACCGTCACCTTCACTCCCACAGCCGATTTCTCGGGCACGGCCCGTTTCCAGTACACCGTGTCGGACGGCACCCTCACCGCCACCGCCACCGTCACCGTGACGGTGAACATGGTGAATGACGCTCCGGTGGCGACCGATGACACCGCGACGACAGACGAGGACGTGCCGCTGACACTGGCCACCAGCACCCTGCTGGCCAACGACACGGACCCGGAAGGACAGACACTGACGATCACCGGCGTGAGCGGCGCGGTCTCTGGCACAGTGGCGCTGGCGGGCACCACCGTCACCTTCACCCCCACGGCCGACTTCTCGGGCACGGCCCGTTTCCAGTACACCGTGTCGGACGGCTCCCTCACCGCCACTGCCACCGTCACCGTCACCGTGAGCCCGGTCGATGATGCCCCGGTGGCGACCGATGACACCGCGACGACGGACGAAGACGTGCCGCTGGCGCTGGCCACCAGCACCCTGCTGGCCAACGACACGGACCCGGAAGGGCAGACACTGACGATCACCGGCGTGAGCGGCGCGGTCTCTGGCACCGTGGCTCTGGCAGGCACCACCGTCACCTTCACCCCCACGGCCGACTTCTCGGGCACGGCCCGTTTCCAGTACACCGTGTCGGACGGCTCCCTCACCGCCACCGCCACCGTCACCGTGACGGTGAACCCGGTGAATGACCCCCCGGTGACGACCGACGACACCGCGACGACGGACGAAGACGTGACGCTGACGCTGGCGGCCACCACCCTGCTGGCCAACGACACCGACGTGGACGGGCAGACGCTGACGATCAGCGCCGTGCAGAACCCGAGCAATGGCGTGGCCACGCTCTCCGGGACGACCCTCACCTTCACTCCCAACGCAAACTTCAATGGCACGGCCGCCTTCGAGTACGTAGCGACCGACGGGCTGGCCACCCGCATCGGTCTGGTCACGGTGACGGTGAACCCGATCAACGACGCGCCCGTGGCCACCGACGCCACGGTGAGGGTGGCCCAGAACACCTCCACCACCGTCACCCTGAGGGCCACGGACGTGGACGGTGACGCACTGTCCTTCACCATCGCCACCCCTCCCGCTCAAGGAACGCTGGCAGGGACAGGCGCCAACCAGACCTACGCTCCGGCAGCGGACTTCGCGGGGCAGGACAGCTTCACCTTCACGGTCAGTGATGGCACGCTGACCTCCAACACCGCCACGGTCAGCATCACCGTCTACCCTCCCTTCGTTTGCGGCGACGGCAACCTTGAGCCCGGCGAGGTGTGTGACGACGGAAACCGCGTCGCTGGGGACGGCTGTCGCGCGGACTGCCGCGGCCTGGAGGTGTGCGGCGACGGCCTGGTGGACAGCGTCGCGGGCGAGCAGTGCGATGATGGCGGAACGGCTTCTGGAGACGGCTGCGACGCCTCGTGCCAGCTCGATGCCTTCTCCAGCGTCCCGCCAACGCTCATCAGCGGGGCCTTGAGCTGCCGCACGAACAACTCGAACACGGGGCGTAAGGTGGCGGTGGATGCGCTGGGCCGCTTCTTCGTGGTGATGAACTGTGGCGGCACCGGGTATGTCAGCGTGAGCCGGGATCGCGGCCAGACCTGGGTGGGCCCCACCTCCCTGGGCATCACCGGCGTCGCGGAGATCGCGATTGAAGGCGGCCCCACGGGAACCGCCTATGTGTCGGCCCTCGCCAGTCCGGGCAAGCTGATTTTCACCCGGACCACCGACGCGGGCGAGACCTGGGAGACCCCTCGAGAGATCTCAGCTGTGGTCGAGGCCGAGGTGAGCATGGACTCCCTGGGCGACGCCCTCTACATGTCCTTCTCGATGAACTCGACGAACCTGCGCATCCTCCGGAACTCCGCCCGGGGCGAAGGTTCTTTCATCGTCACGGATGTGGCCCAGGCCAATAGCTTCCACGAGCTCATCGTGGACAAGATCAGTGGAGACGTGTTCTCGGTGAGTGACAACCCGGCGTTCCACATCCGCCGCAGCAGCGACGCGGGCGCCACCTTCGGCGCCGAGAGCGCACCGCCCGGGCAGGCCTTCTTCTCGGATTGGACAGGCTCCAACAGCTTCCTCTACACGACAGGAACCAACGGAGACGACAACATTGACGTCATCCCCGTGTCGGCCCCCGGGACGAGCACCCAGGTGCATGGCCTGCCCACGGACGTTGGCCCTGGCCCCCTCCGCAGCATTGACGCGGATGCGCTCGGTAACGCCTATGTCGTCACGCAACGGAACACGGGCAACATCCAATTGGACAGAATGCTCTTCGGGGCCTCTTCGGTGGCGCAGGCGGACGCCCGGACCCTTGGCGCCGGCAGCGCCCCGGCGGTCGCGGCTCTCCCCTCGAACACCGGCGCCCTCGTGGCCTACACGAACGGCACCAGCGTCTACGGCGCGGTGGTCGTGTACTAA
- a CDS encoding cytochrome P450, translating to MIAVFDVAAPHVLRNPYAVFSEMRRASAVCKLMPTGFLSVGRYQDVLSLLQNSKHFSNTGYTASIPPELRSPGSASASIVQMDPPRHGKLRGLVTKAFTPRTIAQLEPRIRQISHELVEAVAGQRECELVQDITVPLPMIVIAELLGVGPERRRDFKRWSDDSVSSLSLIKAGNVAQVKKSAQEFAHYFSGEIELRRREPKEDLISLLMQAEVEGAQLTSEEVLRFINTLLIAGNETTTSLIGNTLVTLTNHPEVFEEVRANPSLIPQLVEEVLRYESPAQCIFRQTTTDLEVGGEHLPQGSIVLPLLASANRDESRFPDPDRFDIHRDTQGHLAFGKDIHFCLGAPLARLEAKVMLEVMLSRWKGLQRVEPEVAWTSSFFIRSPERLRLLARA from the coding sequence ATGATCGCCGTCTTTGACGTCGCCGCGCCTCACGTCCTGCGCAACCCCTACGCGGTGTTCTCGGAGATGCGCCGAGCGTCCGCCGTGTGCAAGCTGATGCCCACGGGCTTCTTGAGCGTGGGCCGCTACCAGGACGTGCTGAGTCTGCTCCAGAACTCCAAGCACTTCTCGAACACGGGCTATACGGCCAGCATCCCGCCCGAGCTTCGGAGCCCGGGCAGCGCCTCGGCCTCCATCGTGCAGATGGATCCGCCCCGGCACGGCAAGCTGCGCGGCCTGGTGACGAAGGCGTTTACTCCGCGCACCATCGCCCAGCTGGAGCCGCGCATCCGGCAGATCTCCCACGAGCTGGTGGAGGCCGTGGCCGGTCAGCGTGAGTGCGAGCTGGTGCAGGACATCACCGTCCCTCTGCCGATGATCGTCATCGCCGAGCTGCTCGGGGTGGGGCCCGAGCGCCGCCGGGACTTCAAGCGCTGGTCAGACGACTCCGTGAGCTCGCTGTCGTTGATCAAGGCGGGCAACGTGGCCCAGGTGAAGAAATCGGCTCAGGAGTTCGCCCACTACTTCAGTGGGGAGATCGAGCTGCGGCGCCGCGAGCCGAAGGAGGATCTCATCTCGCTGCTGATGCAGGCGGAGGTGGAGGGCGCCCAGCTGACGTCGGAGGAGGTGCTGAGGTTCATCAATACGCTGCTGATTGCCGGCAACGAGACCACGACGAGCCTCATCGGCAACACCCTGGTGACGCTGACGAACCATCCCGAGGTCTTCGAGGAGGTGAGGGCGAACCCCTCGCTCATTCCGCAGTTGGTGGAGGAGGTGCTGCGCTACGAAAGCCCGGCCCAGTGCATCTTCCGGCAGACGACCACGGACCTGGAGGTGGGCGGCGAGCACCTTCCCCAGGGGAGCATCGTGTTGCCGCTGCTGGCATCGGCCAACCGGGACGAGAGCCGGTTCCCGGATCCGGACCGCTTCGACATCCACCGGGACACCCAGGGACACCTGGCCTTCGGCAAGGACATCCACTTCTGCCTCGGGGCGCCGCTGGCCCGGCTGGAGGCGAAGGTCATGCTGGAGGTGATGCTGTCGCGCTGGAAGGGCCTCCAGCGGGTGGAGCCGGAGGTGGCCTGGACGTCCTCGTTCTTCATCCGCTCGCCCGAGCGCCTGCGGCTGCTCG
- a CDS encoding CHAT domain-containing tetratricopeptide repeat protein: MRQALAWMMAAVLCCAAGAMAGEERTESQLEQAQEAYDRATKLYETGRYADALIHGRQALALTEAVLGGTHLETARCLDLLGVLHRLQGNSAEAEPLLQRGFELREAALDKRHPDIASSLDHLASLYKAQGSYDRAAPLYERALAIQEKAHGQDHPQVAVVLSNLARLYSEQGRYERAEPLYKRALAIHQAAYGKDHPQVAASLNNLASLYMNLGSYERAEPLAVRALFLQQRALPKNHPDIASSLNNLALIFARQGDVERAEPRYRRALAIIEATQGRNHPYVADLLINLAQLRLADDRLDDALPLLQRAFAISELRLRREALDFSESRLTAFMAHLRTQEELLYELQRAMPTEDEVRHLALTAALLRKGRSVEETADTSRTIHQRVSAQDRDAFERLRGLRSQLATLSLQGPGSLAPADYQQRLQELASQGDALEADLARRSAPLRALTTLPPPEDVVSLVAEALPPTHALVEFIAYMDRGILRGPGAGGSQAPQELRYLAMVLFPDGSIEAFELGAAEPIDSAAARLRDALANRDANFLVPAQALYRLVFAPLRKALGRTRNVFISPDGQLGLVPFAALHDGAEFLVDSYDFTYLTSGKDLLPRTWTVAPSPSVVVLADPDFHAPVPPAPGKTPGPTQRSFFVERFFSTLRTDLGASLWTPLPGTRGEAEAIQRMVPSAQLFLGSEATKDRLLHLSAPGVLHLATHGFFLGEPSTQESTRAMGHFGALGEDALAARPADPLLRSGLVLAGARAATSGGSGAAKPPPDSAMVTALELAGLNLWGTQLVVLSACDTGRGDVKLGQGVYGLRRAFVAAGAETVVMSLWKVNDETTRVLMEDYYRNLLEGKGRRATALREAMLALRQTHGHPHYWAPFIVVGQNTPLRALEAGPREQPRK, from the coding sequence ATGCGGCAGGCGCTCGCGTGGATGATGGCCGCTGTCCTCTGTTGCGCGGCGGGAGCCATGGCCGGAGAGGAACGGACGGAGTCGCAGCTGGAGCAGGCGCAGGAGGCCTATGACCGGGCGACAAAGCTCTATGAGACGGGCCGGTACGCCGACGCGCTGATCCACGGGAGGCAGGCGCTCGCGCTGACGGAGGCGGTGCTGGGGGGGACTCATCTGGAGACCGCCCGGTGTCTGGATCTGCTGGGGGTGCTTCATCGGCTTCAGGGAAACTCGGCCGAGGCTGAGCCCCTGCTCCAGCGCGGGTTCGAGCTCCGGGAAGCAGCCCTGGACAAGCGCCATCCCGACATCGCCTCTTCGCTCGACCACCTCGCCTCTCTCTACAAGGCGCAGGGCTCATATGACCGCGCCGCGCCGCTGTACGAGCGCGCGCTCGCCATTCAGGAAAAGGCCCACGGTCAGGACCATCCCCAGGTCGCCGTGGTGCTCAGCAACCTCGCCCGGCTCTACTCGGAGCAGGGGCGGTACGAGCGGGCCGAGCCACTCTACAAACGCGCGCTCGCCATTCATCAGGCGGCCTACGGCAAGGACCATCCCCAGGTCGCCGCCTCGCTCAACAACCTCGCAAGCCTCTACATGAACCTCGGGTCGTACGAGCGCGCGGAGCCACTCGCCGTGCGCGCTCTCTTCCTTCAGCAGAGGGCTCTGCCCAAGAATCACCCCGACATTGCCTCTTCGCTCAACAACCTCGCCCTCATCTTCGCCAGGCAAGGCGATGTCGAGAGGGCAGAGCCGCGCTACAGGCGCGCGCTCGCGATCATCGAGGCGACTCAAGGCAGGAACCATCCCTACGTCGCCGATCTGCTCATCAACCTGGCCCAGTTGCGCTTGGCCGATGACCGGCTGGACGATGCCCTGCCGCTCTTGCAGCGCGCGTTCGCCATCTCCGAGCTGCGCCTGCGCCGGGAAGCACTCGACTTCTCAGAGTCCCGTCTGACCGCCTTCATGGCGCACCTGCGCACCCAGGAGGAGCTGCTCTACGAGCTGCAGCGAGCCATGCCCACCGAGGATGAGGTGCGGCACCTGGCGCTCACCGCCGCGCTCCTGCGCAAGGGCCGCTCCGTCGAGGAGACCGCGGATACCTCACGCACCATCCACCAGCGTGTCAGTGCCCAGGACCGTGACGCCTTCGAGCGGCTGCGCGGCTTGCGCAGCCAGCTGGCCACCCTGTCGCTTCAGGGGCCCGGATCGCTGGCGCCCGCCGACTACCAGCAGCGCCTTCAGGAACTCGCCAGCCAGGGCGATGCCCTCGAAGCGGACCTGGCCAGGCGCTCCGCGCCTCTGCGCGCGCTGACCACGCTGCCTCCTCCTGAAGACGTGGTCAGCCTCGTCGCGGAGGCCCTGCCGCCCACTCACGCGCTGGTCGAGTTCATCGCCTACATGGATCGCGGGATCCTCCGCGGGCCCGGAGCCGGGGGCTCGCAGGCCCCGCAGGAGCTCCGCTACCTGGCGATGGTTCTCTTCCCGGACGGGAGCATCGAAGCCTTTGAGCTTGGAGCCGCCGAGCCCATCGATAGCGCCGCCGCTCGGCTGCGAGATGCCCTGGCCAACCGCGACGCGAACTTCCTGGTTCCTGCCCAGGCGCTCTACCGGCTCGTCTTCGCTCCCCTGAGGAAGGCCCTGGGCCGCACCCGCAACGTCTTCATCTCGCCGGACGGGCAGCTGGGCCTCGTTCCCTTCGCCGCGCTTCACGATGGCGCCGAGTTCCTCGTGGACTCCTACGACTTCACCTATCTCACCTCCGGCAAGGACTTGCTGCCGCGCACCTGGACGGTGGCTCCTTCACCGTCGGTGGTCGTCCTGGCCGACCCGGACTTCCACGCTCCCGTCCCGCCTGCCCCTGGCAAGACACCGGGGCCGACGCAGCGCTCCTTCTTCGTCGAGCGCTTCTTCTCCACGCTGCGCACCGACCTGGGCGCGAGTCTCTGGACGCCGCTGCCTGGAACCCGCGGGGAGGCCGAGGCCATCCAGCGCATGGTTCCGAGCGCTCAGCTCTTCCTGGGCTCCGAAGCCACCAAGGACCGCCTCCTGCACCTGTCCGCTCCGGGCGTGCTGCATCTGGCCACCCACGGCTTCTTCCTGGGGGAGCCCAGCACGCAGGAGTCCACCCGTGCCATGGGCCACTTTGGTGCGTTGGGAGAGGACGCCCTCGCCGCGCGCCCGGCCGATCCGTTGCTGCGCTCGGGACTCGTCCTGGCGGGCGCGCGCGCGGCGACGTCCGGAGGCTCCGGCGCCGCCAAGCCTCCCCCCGACAGCGCCATGGTGACGGCCCTGGAGCTGGCCGGCCTCAACCTGTGGGGCACCCAGCTGGTGGTCCTGTCCGCCTGTGACACGGGGCGAGGGGACGTCAAACTCGGGCAGGGCGTCTACGGGCTGCGCCGGGCCTTCGTCGCGGCGGGGGCCGAGACGGTGGTGATGAGCTTGTGGAAGGTGAACGACGAGACCACCCGTGTGCTCATGGAGGACTATTACCGCAACCTGCTCGAGGGGAAGGGCCGCCGCGCCACGGCCCTGCGTGAGGCGATGCTTGCGCTGCGGCAGACCCATGGGCATCCCCATTACTGGGCACCCTTCATCGTCGTGGGCCAGAATACCCCTCTGCGCGCGCTGGAGGCGGGCCCCCGAGAGCAGCCGCGGAAATAA
- a CDS encoding cyclase family protein, with product MKTVSGKLLPFPLALLLGACATPGASGHEPSGAGNPAWLAGARVVELSHPLTPEMPLFPGGTPLGVKVQGTVEHDGYYIRHFTIGEHSGTHVDAPAHFAPGAATVDQIPPETLMGPAAVVDVTAQAAQNPDYVVSPADIEAWEREHGPLQPQHLVLIRTGWAARWPDEKRYRNADAAGVLHFPGLSVATSQLLRQRKVRAVGIDTLSVDPGTNATFEEHRDFLAGGGYHMENLADLSMLPPVGAFLVVAPLSVKDGSGAPARVFAFLPSKE from the coding sequence ATGAAAACGGTTTCTGGGAAGCTCCTGCCGTTCCCCCTGGCGCTGCTGCTGGGCGCCTGTGCCACTCCGGGCGCCAGCGGTCATGAGCCGTCGGGCGCCGGCAACCCCGCGTGGCTTGCGGGCGCACGCGTCGTCGAGCTCAGCCATCCGCTCACCCCCGAGATGCCCCTCTTCCCGGGCGGAACGCCCCTCGGCGTGAAGGTGCAGGGCACTGTCGAGCACGATGGCTACTACATCCGCCACTTCACGATCGGAGAGCACTCCGGTACGCACGTGGACGCTCCCGCCCACTTCGCTCCCGGCGCGGCCACGGTGGACCAGATTCCGCCGGAGACCCTGATGGGCCCGGCCGCGGTGGTGGACGTCACGGCACAGGCGGCCCAGAACCCGGACTACGTGGTGTCCCCCGCGGACATCGAGGCCTGGGAGCGCGAGCATGGTCCGCTCCAGCCCCAGCACCTGGTGCTCATCCGCACGGGATGGGCCGCGCGGTGGCCCGACGAGAAGCGCTACCGCAACGCGGATGCCGCCGGGGTCCTGCACTTCCCTGGGCTCTCCGTGGCCACGAGCCAGCTGCTGCGCCAACGGAAGGTGCGCGCCGTGGGCATCGACACCCTCTCCGTGGATCCGGGCACCAACGCCACCTTCGAGGAGCACAGGGACTTCCTCGCCGGAGGCGGCTACCACATGGAGAACCTCGCGGATCTCTCGATGCTGCCTCCGGTGGGGGCGTTCCTCGTCGTCGCACCGCTGTCCGTCAAGGACGGCAGCGGCGCTCCGGCGCGGGTGTTCGCCTTTCTCCCCTCGAAAGAGTAG
- a CDS encoding FAD-dependent monooxygenase: MHTESGRSVATNNHAVLIAGGGPTGLMLAAELALAGIDVAVVERRVNQELPGSRAGGLHARTIEVFDQRGVAERFLSQGQIMQVAGFSFIPLDISDFPTRHNYGLALRQARIERIMAEWVAELPVTFYRGREVTGFAQDDTGVDVELSDGASLRATYLVGCDGGRSLIRKNAGIEFPGWDASTSFLIAEVEMTEEPAWGVRRGDKGVNAIGKLDDGKRAGVVLVEPQVGNRIEPTLDELRAALIAVYGTDFGVRNPTWLSRFSDMARQAASYRERRVLLAGDAAHVHAPTGGQGLNIGVQDAVNLGWKLAQVVRGLSPETLLDTYHAERHPIGARVLRLTMAQIALGRGDDRTEALRENMTELLKMEQPRKQYAAMMSGLDVHYDFGAGHPLLGRRMPDLELSTENGPKRVFSLLHEARPVFLNLGEPGAFDITPWTERVRRVDARYTGAWELPVFGAVAAPSAVLVRPDGHVAWVGDGTDSGLRDALTQWFGPPTPA, translated from the coding sequence ATGCACACCGAATCCGGACGCAGTGTGGCCACGAACAACCATGCAGTGCTGATCGCCGGAGGCGGCCCGACGGGCCTGATGTTGGCAGCCGAGTTGGCGTTGGCGGGGATCGACGTCGCCGTCGTCGAGCGTCGCGTGAACCAAGAACTCCCCGGGTCACGCGCTGGCGGCCTGCACGCCCGCACGATCGAGGTGTTCGATCAGCGGGGCGTCGCCGAGCGCTTCCTCTCGCAGGGGCAGATCATGCAGGTGGCTGGCTTCTCGTTCATCCCGCTCGACATCAGCGACTTCCCGACGCGCCACAACTATGGGCTCGCGCTCAGGCAGGCTCGCATCGAGCGCATCATGGCCGAGTGGGTCGCCGAGCTGCCGGTGACGTTCTATCGAGGGCGTGAGGTGACGGGGTTCGCGCAGGACGACACCGGCGTCGACGTCGAGCTGTCGGACGGCGCCTCGCTCCGGGCGACGTACCTCGTCGGGTGCGACGGAGGCCGGAGCCTGATTCGCAAGAATGCCGGGATCGAGTTCCCCGGCTGGGACGCGTCGACCAGCTTCCTCATCGCCGAGGTCGAGATGACCGAGGAGCCCGCGTGGGGCGTGCGCCGTGGAGACAAGGGCGTCAACGCCATCGGCAAGCTCGACGACGGCAAGCGCGCCGGCGTCGTGCTGGTCGAGCCGCAGGTCGGCAACAGAATCGAGCCGACCCTGGATGAGCTGCGCGCGGCGCTGATTGCTGTCTACGGGACCGACTTCGGTGTTCGCAATCCGACCTGGCTCTCCCGATTCTCCGACATGGCTCGGCAGGCGGCGTCCTACCGGGAGCGACGGGTGCTCCTCGCCGGCGACGCGGCGCACGTGCATGCCCCCACAGGCGGACAGGGACTCAACATCGGCGTGCAGGACGCCGTGAATCTCGGCTGGAAGCTCGCGCAGGTGGTGAGGGGCCTCTCGCCGGAGACCCTGCTCGACACCTACCACGCCGAGCGGCACCCCATCGGTGCCCGCGTGCTCCGCCTGACGATGGCCCAGATAGCGCTCGGCCGCGGCGACGATCGCACCGAGGCCCTGCGCGAGAACATGACCGAGCTGCTGAAGATGGAGCAGCCTCGCAAGCAGTACGCCGCGATGATGTCGGGCCTCGACGTCCACTATGACTTCGGTGCGGGGCACCCGCTGCTCGGGCGTCGCATGCCCGACCTCGAGCTGAGCACGGAGAACGGTCCGAAGCGCGTGTTCTCGCTGCTGCACGAGGCCCGACCGGTCTTCCTCAACCTCGGCGAGCCGGGCGCCTTCGACATCACGCCGTGGACGGAGCGGGTTCGGCGGGTGGATGCCCGCTACACGGGCGCGTGGGAGCTCCCGGTGTTCGGTGCGGTCGCTGCGCCCTCGGCCGTTCTGGTTCGGCCCGATGGCCATGTCGCGTGGGTGGGAGACGGCACGGATTCGGGGCTGCGTGACGCGCTCACCCAGTGGTTCGGACCGCCCACGCCGGCGTAG